The segment TTTTCGGTACAACCCACTACCCGAATGCCACTATCTTGCAGATATTGAACGGTTTTGAGCAAAGAACGTTCGCGGCACACAGGCAAAAAGTTGAGTGCTCCCGCCGAAGTTTTCATGGCATCGCTGTTGATTTGCGCACCGCCTTTTTGTGGAATAACGATAGCGTCCACACCTGCACATTCTGCCGAACGCGTTATCGCACCAAAATTACGTACGTCTGTTACACGATCAAGAATCAGCAAAAACGGCATACGGCCAGCATCAAAAGCCGCTTGAACCACGTTGTCCAGTGGTGCGTACTGAATCGGCGACACAAAGCAAATAACGCCCTGATGCACTTTGCGCGTAATACGATGCAGTTTTTCGATGGGCACGCGTTGAACGGGAATTTCGCGCTGTGTGGCAATGCGTTGTATTTCCAAAAGGCCTTCGCCGCTGATGTCTTTTTGCAAGAAAATACGCTCAATTTCTTTGCCTGCGCGTAGGGTTTCCAGTACGGCGTGCGTCCCGAAAATCATGTCGTTGCCGTGCTTGGCGTTGCTTCTTTCTCGCTCGCCCGACTCTGCGAAACGTGGTCTTTGATTAAATCGTCTGTTTTCCATTGAAATTGTTGGGTGGCTACTTTTAGCCACAAATAATAATAAATATTAAAGGCTCATTAGCTCTTTGAAGCGAATGGCTTGTCTTCTGGAGATTTCTATTTTGTCGCCGCCCTTGAGTCTGGCCAACAAACCGCCACTAAAATACGGCTCGATGGCTTCCACCATACGCAAATTGATGATGTGTTTGCGGTTGGCTCTAAAGAAAATGTGCGGGTCTAAACGTTCTTCTAAAGCATTGAGCGAACGCAAGATAAGCGGTTTTTGGTTGTCGAAATAAAGGCGCACATAGTTGCCGACCGACTCGAAAAGGCGCACATTACCCAAACGAATAAACCAACATTTATCGCCATCTTTTACA is part of the Flexibacter flexilis DSM 6793 genome and harbors:
- the rlmB gene encoding 23S rRNA (guanosine(2251)-2'-O)-methyltransferase RlmB codes for the protein MENRRFNQRPRFAESGERERSNAKHGNDMIFGTHAVLETLRAGKEIERIFLQKDISGEGLLEIQRIATQREIPVQRVPIEKLHRITRKVHQGVICFVSPIQYAPLDNVVQAAFDAGRMPFLLILDRVTDVRNFGAITRSAECAGVDAIVIPQKGGAQINSDAMKTSAGALNFLPVCRERSLLKTVQYLQDSGIRVVGCTEKGTQALYEADFSNPVAIVMGSEEDGISDELIRVCDELVQIPMTGQISSLNVSVAAGIALFEAVRQRAK